AATACTTCTTTAATCATAGCTGGTTAACAAGGGCTGACCTTATTCAATAAAGGACATTTGTCCACTCCTTTtagtattttcttttatttaattactGTTTGTAACAATCTAGCTGCGTTATGTTAAAATGTAAAAAGTTGCAACCcactttaaaataaaataaataaaaagccgcaacaattattttctttatttcaatTACTGTTGTTCAGATCCAAATCCTACGAACATAGAACAAGAAGTAGCGAAATCATTGATTGAGGTGGTCAGCTCAGAAGAGTCGAACCCGAATAGCTCAGATGGGTTGCATCATTCTTCAAGACTCAGCGGAGTATAGGAGTACTCGTTGAAATTTGCTTTCTCCAATGGAGCAGCGTGACTAAGTTTGATTATGATTCCTAGCTCTTGTCGTATCTCTTGCCATGTTAGGTATGGTGCTCCATTGAAGAACAATTGAGTCTACTTTCAATCTATAATTCGATTTATGTGTTGTGATGGTTCAATTTTGTTTTGAAATTCGACTTCATGTTTAATCTCAAGGTTTTGGTTGTTATACTTAATAGTAGTTTTTCGAGTGTGTGGATGTTCAATTTTACTGAGCAATTGAGTATGCATGTTCTCGTTCAAAATGTTCAATGCAAATATGCTGTTTCACTATTATATAGAGTTCTTATGGAATTGCTTGTTTTTACTTCTTCGTTTTGGTTAGGGTTGTTTGCTTATAATGGGATAGTAGCCACGATGGTTCTTCTTCTGCTACTCTCTCAGGGCAACTCCAATAAGGGGGTGCTATACCAGATTTGAGACCCATTTTGTGTTTGGAATTATAAGACTCCAACAACCCAATTTAGGGGGAGTCGGTCTTGGAATTATAAGACTTGGACTCAAACCAAGTCTTATATATGAGACTTTTTCAGAACCATGACTGAGCTACTGTCCTTGGGGCCACGCATGTGGGTTAGGTAAGCCCAACTCCAACGAAACGCTCTGGAAGAGAAGGTCATGATCACGCGTTGGGTTGGAGAGATCAAGAAACGTGCACGCGCCTTAGGTGTGttggagagagaaaacaaatccCTAAATTTCTACTTTGGTGGGCCTGCCTGAAGATTTCCGTCCCCTGTAGATCGTTGTGGGGTTTGCAACGATAATGAGAAGGGACGGCTGTGATTCTTCCTTTTTGAATATGAACGGTTCTAagatgtagtttttttttttttttttaaagtgcaacatatatattttgaatCTCACGGCTCaaatttgagggaaaaaaaaatgatcatcGACTCATATTAAATAGAGGCTTATTAATTTCacttttatccaaaaaaaattaaaaaattaccagAAAATTGATGAATAAAATCTTTACCTTATTATGATAAAAATAGATATGTAAATTTTTggcttgtttaattaaattaacatatttttaatataatattcataaacattatactcatattatattttaataaaaaatagtgaaaaTAACACTCGTATATAACATCTCATCGTTAGagatgagaattgagtcgtatatataattttataaacAATAGATGCTAAAACGAGAATATATAGCACCCCAAAATGTAACTTGATTGTTGGAGTTACCCTCAGTACATTGTTGAACGACCAATGTGATTGCCCAAAAACATGGGTGATAGGTGAAAGTAGTCTAGTAAAGTTATGATGGTTGATTTTGTGGTTTGAAATGAGTGAGTGAGACTAGCCTTCCAGGAGAAGGGTGGTTATAAATAAAGGAGGAAGATGTCGGCATTCAAAGGAGAAGCCAGATGGCATTGGAGATGTATCCTAGATGACAACGCATTTTGTTTGCAGCTTTCTGGATAAGAGGAGGCGAGATGAGGGAAGATTTGGATAACGTGGAAGATCTTTGATTGAACTCTCTCCGTTAGGTGTTACAAATAGCTTTcacaaaaaaattctaaaaggACAGATGTCCTCTTATTATTAGAGAAGGTGCGAAGTATGGTCCTTTTATCTTCAAAGTGTTAACATGTGTTGAATTATCATTGGTTTCGAAAAGCCACGTGGCGTGTTGTAGTTGTGTGGTTTCTTTTTCTCAAATCATAGCGTACGTTTCAGTTTTGTTTAAATGCTGAAACAGCAACAcaatattcttcaaaaaaaaaaaggtacagaAACTCAATGAAATCCAAACACGTGTCCCCTCTATGACGAGAAACGACACGTGTCTGACATGCCTGGCATTCCACAACACACGTAAAAAGTCGAATACATCACATTATAAAATGAAGCTGTGCAAGCTCCAGAAAAAATCATCCGATTATATTACATACAATAGCAAGCAGCCTAGTTCAATCATATCTCTGCTGCAAAGCCAAGAAACCAAGAAGCCAGGAAGCCAGGAAGCCAAGTAGCAAGCAAAGCAAAATGACTGGTGGTATTGGATGCGTGCAGTGCGGAACGCGCAGCAACCCCTGCCGGTGCAAGGTGGTGGGCCCTACCTTGGGGGTCCTGGCCTTCGCCGTGGCGGCGATCGTGGAATGGCCTGTGGGGGCTGTTGTCTACTTGTTCCGCCACACGAAGGGTCGCCGAATCATGGGTCATCCGTCCACTGTTGTTTACCCCAAGGTTTCTAATTCCATTCCCATATGAGTCCATCATCATCTGGTGGCTGGTGCTGCTGCTTCTTTTCATGCACTTGTAATAGTATCTAATCCATGGAAGCAACTCTTACCCCAAAGTACGGCTGCTCCTTTTGTCTGTTTTCCACTggtttttattaattaatttgcaCTTATGAATAATTCTTAGGTTCATTGCTCATTCACCTCTCTTTCAACCAACTAATTAAGTCTTAACACATGTGTTttgattaaaataataataatataaactcAACTTTAACTATATTGTTGTTAATCATGGCGTTTCCCCCCAATATCGTCTGATTTCTCAAACCCAAATTCATACTTCCATCGCACTCCCAATACCTAAAACATAAAATGAAATGACCATTCACAATCCCAGCCACTAACATCAATTAATAAACGACAGTATGCGGTATGCCCAACACCAAATTCGCTAATTCCTTGAAAACAATAGCAATAATTGATCAAACAATTCCAACCTTCTACCAGTTTAACCAAAATCTCAGATTCTCAAATTCATGAAATGATAATAGTCGAGAGAATCCCAAGCAGAGTCTAACGTTCTACATCTCCACCATCAAAACCTCAAATTCTTTATTTCATTGTAATCATTGAGAACAAAACATTGACTgataaaaacaagaagaaagaaattcaaGAAACTCTAAGCTTCCAGCTATGGGATTCCACATTTCAGCTGACTGCTGACCAAACAAAATGCTTTTGGACCAAACTTTTAGATACTAAAAGCATCATCCCAACCAATCACAATTTCAATCACATAACAAAGGTAATAGACCACATCTGTTTGCTGAGCAGGAGTTTGGGTTTGCGAAGTCAGGAGGTTAGGGAGAGCTAGTGCGAATAAATACGATGCCGTAACGGACTGAATTAACACCAAAgtaggtaatttttttttctagataataaattaataatacaGGTGTCAGCATTTAAATGACTGTTAAAAGAAGAGGGAATGAGCATGTTCAATCGGGAGGGGAACTTAAGAATTATCCGATATTTATAGTTATTTTGACGCCGTTCATCTTTATATCTTGGTCTCTCTCTCTTGGCGAAAGCACAAGCAACCAGATAAGTAGCTCTATCTTTAATTTCCCAGACTATGACCTCCTATGTGCCTCTTTATCTGGACCTATATGCTTCTTTATTTGGGGTCTTATGTACCTCTGTTATTTAGTTTTCTGAGGTCTTTTGTGCCTCTTTATCTGAGGTCTTATATTCCTCTTGTATTTTGCTTGATCATTTAGATCTTCTAATACaattattgacaaaaaaaagagagaccTACTTGGAGAATACAATTTGGCATTTTGGCTTTAATTTCTCATGGAATAGGAATTTATTTCCATTTGCC
This portion of the Rosa chinensis cultivar Old Blush chromosome 1, RchiOBHm-V2, whole genome shotgun sequence genome encodes:
- the LOC112177044 gene encoding uncharacterized protein LOC112177044 — protein: MTGGIGCVQCGTRSNPCRCKVVGPTLGVLAFAVAAIVEWPVGAVVYLFRHTKGRRIMGHPSTVVYPKVSNSIPI